A single window of Leptospira semungkisensis DNA harbors:
- a CDS encoding DUF1554 domain-containing protein — MKQKRIVLVQFWMLIIFLSFGCNKANPISLDASGSAAGVLLGIGMPEIFGTGNSIPSDLPSNDINVFYDAQNNYVNLTFSQSFESTERFTISIESYTTVLSPAIVSYNYFDLVSGDTEHTIGFALEADDDDCSDRSGDKIHARITRDSTGTSHLYSFSVKDGDYCLFETDPKYGTELNGITNMDNYCSTLARNKGLADHANYKAFIGVLSNTIANRDPGETASDSALLKNNKRYVRKNSDGIWTKVFQTDASWPSSYNFYNPIIDSGNYWTGMNSGWSVMNAGLCMNDEGTESWIPSTTSSASGAVGTSSTSFADTAYWTINACSAGAGGSALPYVCVYSP, encoded by the coding sequence ATGAAACAAAAACGGATCGTGCTAGTCCAGTTTTGGATGCTTATTATTTTCTTATCGTTCGGGTGCAATAAAGCAAACCCGATTAGTTTAGATGCGAGTGGAAGTGCAGCAGGAGTGCTGCTTGGAATTGGGATGCCGGAAATTTTCGGCACAGGCAATTCTATTCCCTCGGATCTGCCTTCGAATGATATCAACGTATTTTACGATGCTCAGAACAACTATGTGAATCTGACTTTTTCTCAAAGCTTCGAGAGCACGGAAAGATTTACCATTTCCATTGAGAGCTATACCACGGTTCTCTCTCCTGCAATCGTTTCTTACAACTACTTCGATCTAGTCTCGGGAGACACCGAGCATACGATCGGATTTGCTTTAGAAGCAGATGATGATGATTGCTCTGATAGAAGCGGAGACAAGATCCACGCCAGGATTACTCGTGACTCGACGGGGACTTCTCATCTATATTCGTTTTCCGTAAAGGACGGAGATTATTGTTTATTTGAGACGGATCCTAAGTATGGTACCGAATTGAATGGGATCACGAATATGGACAATTATTGTTCTACTCTTGCAAGAAATAAAGGACTCGCAGATCACGCGAACTATAAGGCGTTTATCGGAGTACTTTCCAATACAATTGCAAATCGCGATCCGGGAGAAACCGCTTCTGATTCTGCACTTCTCAAGAATAACAAGAGATATGTTCGAAAGAACTCGGACGGAATTTGGACAAAGGTGTTTCAAACAGATGCAAGCTGGCCATCTAGTTATAATTTTTACAATCCGATCATCGATTCCGGTAATTACTGGACAGGAATGAATTCCGGTTGGTCCGTTATGAATGCTGGGCTTTGCATGAATGATGAAGGAACGGAGAGTTGGATCCCTAGTACGACTTCTAGCGCGAGTGGAGCGGTCGGAACCTCTAGTACTTCTTTTGCGGATACTGCTTACTGGACAATCAATGCTTGCTCTGCTGGCGCCGGTGGTTCTGCATTGCCTTACGTATGCGTTTATTCCCCATAA
- a CDS encoding DUF1554 domain-containing protein encodes MRIPKSIFKICILLSLSQEISFCNKAETEALDGSKPNLGGAFILDPTLLLLSPHYKIKAVVDGDGTPFVAEGEELDITLTLENFPDDPNEQANFQIYPGSPEIQITGMGENSYYSDYFLQSSQKLTIGLNLNLNHDVDCFDQDYYLIAVDTVSNVPQKIKINTADSDKCVYIATNGGKGWTGSFATQSVTNGYGAVEAADEICNSNVPSSFVSSLGEPSTYKAMLAVSYTGQYGVTRNTSTNWVFSPYSIYYGRDGKKEIFQFFSSSIVNFASEEFWTYSLGTSGRIWTGFTDMNWSTGTPSQSECASAYNEAGSMASWYVNSNTSGLTGNHGLAANTDYRSISEYTVPTSPTAGPLPVTSNCTKDKRFFVCVEQ; translated from the coding sequence ATGAGAATTCCAAAATCTATCTTTAAGATTTGTATCTTACTTAGTCTGAGTCAGGAAATTTCTTTCTGTAATAAGGCAGAAACAGAAGCATTGGATGGAAGCAAACCGAATTTAGGCGGCGCATTCATCTTGGATCCTACACTTCTTCTGCTTTCTCCTCATTATAAAATTAAGGCAGTGGTTGACGGAGACGGAACTCCATTCGTAGCAGAAGGAGAAGAATTGGATATAACCCTAACTCTGGAAAATTTTCCAGATGATCCGAACGAACAGGCAAACTTTCAGATCTATCCGGGAAGCCCTGAAATTCAGATCACTGGAATGGGTGAAAATTCTTACTATAGCGATTATTTTTTACAATCTTCTCAAAAGCTTACCATAGGTTTGAATCTGAATTTGAATCATGATGTGGATTGTTTCGATCAGGATTATTATCTGATCGCAGTCGATACGGTGTCCAATGTTCCTCAAAAGATAAAGATTAATACCGCAGATAGCGACAAATGCGTTTATATTGCGACTAACGGAGGAAAAGGATGGACCGGCTCATTTGCGACCCAATCGGTAACAAACGGTTACGGTGCAGTCGAAGCAGCAGACGAAATATGCAATTCTAATGTTCCGTCTTCCTTTGTTTCTAGCCTGGGAGAACCTTCCACCTATAAGGCAATGCTTGCGGTAAGTTATACGGGACAGTATGGAGTTACTCGCAATACTTCTACGAACTGGGTATTCTCTCCTTATTCGATTTATTATGGTCGAGACGGGAAGAAGGAGATATTCCAATTCTTCAGTTCTAGCATTGTAAATTTTGCCAGTGAGGAATTCTGGACATATAGCCTGGGCACCTCAGGCAGGATTTGGACCGGATTTACGGATATGAATTGGTCCACAGGAACCCCTTCTCAATCGGAATGCGCAAGCGCATACAATGAGGCAGGTTCCATGGCATCTTGGTATGTGAATTCTAACACGAGCGGGCTGACTGGAAATCATGGACTTGCCGCGAATACCGATTACAGATCTATTTCAGAGTATACAGTTCCTACGAGTCCCACTGCAGGACCACTGCCTGTCACAAGTAATTGTACAAAGGATAAACGATTCTTTGTATGTGTAGAGCAGTAA
- a CDS encoding LA_0442/LA_0875 N-terminal domain-containing protein: MAYRWLFIICLACFATNLFGSSLTLKNGKVLQGKVVNQTRNEVHLEVDGKVLTIPKTDIVELNLKDTPKPEPKKEPVKPKEEAKKEPEPEPEPPAGVRWYNKPRWAYSLRSAVVPGWGMWKADRKYLATGTFILFAGVLYKAIETQQQFSAAHNAYKTGATNYFVFALNDPVLQLPANTGERLIGAVIVNKGAFNHYQHLAEVGNDYQYLVGLVYGLQLVYSYYLGVKAERESALSEGPSSGFKFSFAPSYRPMNLGGSGMGWNGELKYDIRF, translated from the coding sequence ATGGCCTATCGTTGGCTTTTTATCATCTGCCTTGCTTGCTTTGCAACTAACCTCTTTGGCTCTAGCCTAACCCTGAAAAACGGAAAAGTATTACAAGGGAAAGTAGTGAACCAGACGCGTAATGAGGTTCATCTAGAGGTCGACGGCAAGGTTTTGACCATACCAAAGACAGACATCGTAGAATTGAATTTGAAAGACACTCCTAAGCCCGAGCCGAAGAAAGAACCGGTCAAGCCTAAGGAAGAGGCGAAGAAGGAGCCGGAGCCGGAACCTGAGCCTCCGGCGGGAGTTCGTTGGTATAACAAACCTCGTTGGGCTTATTCTCTCCGTTCTGCGGTTGTTCCCGGCTGGGGAATGTGGAAGGCAGATAGGAAATATCTTGCCACAGGGACTTTTATCCTATTTGCGGGAGTCCTTTATAAAGCGATTGAGACCCAACAGCAGTTCAGCGCGGCTCATAATGCCTATAAAACTGGGGCAACAAATTATTTCGTATTTGCCCTGAACGATCCTGTCTTGCAACTACCTGCAAATACTGGAGAAAGATTGATCGGCGCTGTAATTGTAAATAAGGGTGCATTCAATCACTACCAGCATCTGGCTGAAGTAGGAAATGATTACCAATACCTCGTGGGCTTAGTCTACGGTTTGCAACTAGTTTACTCCTATTATTTGGGAGTGAAGGCAGAGAGAGAATCGGCCTTAAGTGAAGGTCCTAGCTCCGGTTTTAAATTTAGTTTTGCTCCTTCTTACAGACCGATGAATCTCGGAGGAAGCGGCATGGGCTGGAACGGAGAACTTAAATACGATATTCGCTTCTAA
- a CDS encoding RNA polymerase sigma factor, with protein sequence MSEALFFEKLYNKNKDHLFSFIRRSIQDESTALDLLQDTFLNFFKHYTNKEIPDEQVSRMILFRIARNLMINHGKSYYQKNVSLVGEETSSLFGSKAPGPESQVIEEMEAQNLGKILSELLETLPEEQKTAIELRYSQSCKLEEIAQVLDLSVSGVSRLLERAEKHLLQEGKKRGFQPSSFLKH encoded by the coding sequence GTGTCTGAAGCCTTGTTTTTCGAAAAACTATACAATAAAAATAAGGACCATTTGTTTTCTTTCATTCGGCGCTCGATCCAAGACGAATCGACTGCCTTGGACCTGCTTCAGGATACCTTCCTGAACTTCTTCAAGCATTACACGAATAAAGAAATCCCAGACGAACAAGTTTCTAGAATGATCCTTTTCCGGATCGCTAGGAACCTGATGATCAATCACGGAAAATCCTATTATCAAAAGAACGTGTCCCTGGTCGGCGAAGAGACATCATCTCTCTTCGGTTCCAAAGCCCCGGGTCCCGAAAGCCAAGTTATAGAAGAAATGGAAGCCCAGAATCTGGGCAAGATCCTAAGCGAATTATTAGAAACTCTTCCGGAGGAACAGAAGACCGCTATCGAACTGCGTTATTCTCAATCCTGCAAACTGGAGGAGATCGCCCAAGTTTTAGATCTATCCGTTTCCGGAGTTTCGAGACTCTTAGAAAGAGCCGAAAAACATCTATTGCAAGAAGGCAAAAAGAGAGGGTTTCAACCTTCTTCTTTTTTAAAACATTAG